From Desulfovibrio intestinalis, one genomic window encodes:
- the hemA gene encoding glutamyl-tRNA reductase, whose translation MDCDIFLVGLNHRTAGVDVRERFALANHCDEEHWAFPCTDAVNESVILSTCNRVEVLASGTGDVAEQVLRSWARARGTAIEDLKPYVYVHKNLEAVRHLFSVASSLDSMVLGEPQILGQLKTAYRNAVKSRATGVILNRLLHKAFSVAKRVRTETAVASSAVSISYAAVELAKRIFGDMREHKAMLVGAGEMAELAAMHLLQSGINEIIVANRTLVRGQELAKQFNGRAIPFEQMPHYLLDVDIIITSTGSQEPIIRARDIRAALKARKNRPMFFIDIAVPRDIDPDVNGLDNVYLYDIDDLREVVEENLATRRDEAAKAAEIVNEEVTYFSKWLASLDMQPTIVDLIKKSQSIAEEELAKTLKRLGPVDENTRVALEAMANSLVRKLNHDPIMFLKHGGMSQEGNGPRISIMRRIFNLDKTGCIYSEES comes from the coding sequence ATGGACTGTGATATTTTTCTTGTTGGCCTGAATCACCGCACAGCCGGGGTAGACGTACGCGAACGCTTCGCCCTGGCCAATCATTGCGATGAAGAACATTGGGCGTTTCCATGTACGGACGCGGTTAACGAAAGTGTTATACTCTCGACCTGTAATCGCGTTGAGGTTCTTGCCTCGGGAACTGGCGACGTAGCTGAACAGGTGTTGCGCAGTTGGGCGCGGGCAAGGGGTACAGCAATTGAAGACCTCAAGCCTTACGTCTATGTGCATAAAAACCTTGAGGCGGTACGGCATCTTTTTTCAGTGGCTTCAAGCCTGGATTCTATGGTCCTGGGCGAACCACAAATCCTTGGGCAGTTAAAAACTGCCTATCGCAACGCAGTTAAAAGCCGTGCTACAGGAGTCATCCTTAACAGATTGCTGCACAAGGCTTTCTCTGTAGCCAAAAGGGTGCGCACTGAAACTGCCGTAGCGTCCAGTGCTGTTTCCATCAGTTACGCCGCCGTGGAGCTTGCCAAACGCATTTTTGGCGACATGCGCGAACACAAGGCTATGCTGGTCGGAGCCGGTGAAATGGCTGAACTTGCGGCTATGCACCTGCTTCAGTCGGGCATTAACGAAATCATTGTGGCTAACCGCACCCTCGTGCGGGGGCAAGAATTGGCCAAGCAGTTTAATGGACGCGCCATTCCCTTTGAGCAAATGCCGCATTATTTGCTGGACGTGGATATCATCATCACCTCCACAGGCTCTCAGGAACCCATTATTCGTGCCCGTGATATCCGCGCTGCGCTCAAAGCCCGTAAAAACAGGCCCATGTTCTTTATCGACATTGCAGTGCCCCGCGACATAGACCCTGATGTTAATGGTTTGGACAACGTCTATCTCTATGACATTGATGACCTCAGGGAAGTTGTTGAAGAAAATCTGGCCACTCGCAGAGATGAAGCAGCTAAAGCCGCAGAAATCGTTAACGAGGAAGTGACATATTTTTCTAAGTGGCTCGCCAGTTTGGACATGCAGCCCACCATCGTGGATCTGATCAAAAAAAGCCAAAGTATTGCAGAAGAAGAACTGGCCAAGACACTCAAACGGCTTGGTCCGGTGGACGAAAATACCCGCGTGGCCCTGGAAGCTATGGCCAACTCCTTGGTACGCAAGCTGAACCACGACCCCATCATGTTTCTAAAACACGGCGGCATGTCGCAGGAAGGCAACGGCCCGCGTATCAGTATCATGCGGCGTATATTCAACCTCGACAAAACAGGCTGTATTTATTCGGAGGAAAGCTGA
- the xseA gene encoding exodeoxyribonuclease VII large subunit, whose amino-acid sequence MQEAILTVRELTEQLRKSLEGRFPFVWVRGEVTNFSRPGSGHVYFSLKDQDAQLQCVWFRHMQRQTDQSFDPLTGEVFDKPRPSPLELLRNGLDVLCAGRISVYAPRGQYQLAVELVQPAGEGLLAQAFEESKRKLAGLGYFSQERKRALPRDPQRIALITSPTGAAIHDFLELARMRGSGSRIRLFPTLVQGAEAAPSITRALAEANAQNWAQAIVLVRGGGSLEDLWAFNEESVAQAVFESRLPVLAGIGHEVDVTLADMTADMRAATPSHAAQLLWPLRAELHQRVDETWSALRRAMERRLEMAGQGLRECEKALAWFSPQRHHERLYERLASLEAALDRAGRHWLDGKLQKADSLERALRSALGSEKLDIFNTRLEQLTARLQAALPRLVADKERALQHGILRWQSTARTYVAEQLWRFDALSMALEARDPLMPLTRGYALVSTSAGLVRSVDQTSPGAKIEVRLADGSLAAIVSSVQCAKNRKREKS is encoded by the coding sequence ATGCAGGAAGCCATACTGACAGTTCGCGAGCTTACAGAGCAGCTGCGCAAGAGCCTTGAGGGGCGCTTTCCCTTTGTTTGGGTACGGGGCGAAGTGACCAATTTTTCCCGTCCCGGCTCAGGGCACGTCTATTTCAGCCTCAAGGATCAGGACGCACAGTTGCAGTGCGTCTGGTTCCGGCACATGCAGCGGCAGACTGACCAATCGTTCGACCCGCTCACGGGTGAGGTTTTTGACAAGCCACGGCCGTCTCCTCTTGAGCTTTTGCGCAATGGACTGGACGTTCTTTGCGCGGGGCGCATCAGCGTGTATGCGCCACGGGGGCAGTATCAGCTTGCCGTGGAACTGGTGCAGCCCGCTGGCGAAGGCTTGTTGGCTCAGGCATTTGAAGAAAGCAAACGCAAACTGGCCGGGTTGGGGTATTTCAGTCAGGAGAGAAAGCGGGCATTGCCCCGTGATCCACAGCGCATTGCCTTGATTACTTCACCCACCGGGGCGGCCATTCACGATTTTCTTGAATTGGCCCGCATGCGCGGCAGTGGTTCACGCATCCGTTTGTTTCCTACGCTGGTGCAAGGGGCAGAGGCTGCTCCGTCCATCACTCGCGCACTGGCAGAAGCCAATGCCCAAAATTGGGCGCAAGCCATTGTGCTCGTGCGCGGGGGCGGTTCCTTGGAAGACCTGTGGGCCTTCAACGAAGAAAGCGTGGCCCAAGCCGTATTTGAGTCCCGTTTGCCCGTGCTGGCAGGTATTGGGCACGAGGTTGACGTTACCCTGGCAGACATGACCGCCGATATGCGCGCCGCAACGCCAAGCCATGCCGCCCAATTGCTTTGGCCATTGCGTGCAGAGCTTCATCAGCGTGTGGATGAAACATGGTCAGCCTTGCGCCGTGCTATGGAGCGACGCCTTGAAATGGCAGGACAAGGTCTGCGTGAATGTGAAAAAGCTCTTGCCTGGTTTTCGCCGCAGCGCCACCACGAACGTCTTTATGAGCGCCTTGCTTCGTTGGAGGCGGCCTTGGACAGGGCTGGCCGTCATTGGCTGGATGGCAAACTGCAAAAGGCAGATTCGCTTGAGCGCGCTCTGCGTAGTGCTTTGGGCTCAGAAAAGTTGGATATTTTCAATACAAGGCTGGAGCAGCTCACTGCCCGTCTGCAAGCAGCGCTTCCCCGGCTTGTTGCAGACAAAGAACGCGCGCTGCAACACGGTATTTTGCGTTGGCAAAGTACGGCCCGTACCTATGTGGCCGAGCAGTTGTGGCGTTTTGACGCCCTGAGCATGGCGCTGGAAGCGCGAGACCCGCTCATGCCCCTTACGCGTGGTTATGCGCTGGTCAGCACATCCGCTGGCCTTGTGCGTTCGGTGGACCAGACTTCACCTGGGGCGAAGATTGAAGTACGTCTGGCTGATGGCAGCCTGGCTGCCATAGTAAGCAGCGTGCAATGCGCCAAGAATCGAAAGCGAGAAAAATCATGA
- the ccsA gene encoding cytochrome c biogenesis protein CcsA: MISPEFSTGVTLLLYGLASASGIAGMVARSPFWRRTCCCLAAAGFVFQTISLATGFHKALPNGLSLGAYLQLMAWFVVLCGLASWAKFRQEAPLIFASPLGLMLFAMSAPYLQAVVQVPPHLKASFYALHIGTLFLSLALMALAFAAGALFIFLEARIKSKQYMKGFWQDMPALAMLDKINAFATIVAYPLYTLGILSGLIWAKPVFGATVTGDPKEVISIVIWLMFSVLFNNRLTKGWRGRKPARLAVFIFILCLFSIIVVNTFMETHHAFIRR; encoded by the coding sequence ATGATCTCCCCTGAATTTTCCACTGGCGTCACGCTGCTGCTCTACGGACTGGCAAGTGCGTCTGGTATTGCAGGCATGGTGGCGCGCAGCCCGTTCTGGCGGCGGACTTGCTGCTGCCTTGCCGCCGCAGGCTTTGTCTTTCAAACCATCAGCCTTGCTACAGGCTTTCATAAAGCTCTGCCGAACGGTCTGAGCCTTGGGGCCTATCTGCAGCTTATGGCGTGGTTTGTCGTTTTGTGCGGCCTTGCGTCTTGGGCCAAGTTTCGGCAGGAAGCCCCGCTTATTTTTGCGTCCCCACTGGGGCTTATGCTTTTTGCCATGTCTGCTCCCTACCTTCAGGCGGTGGTACAGGTGCCGCCCCATCTTAAAGCGTCTTTTTACGCCTTGCATATTGGCACGCTTTTTCTCAGCCTCGCCTTGATGGCATTGGCTTTTGCTGCGGGCGCCTTGTTCATTTTTTTGGAGGCGCGCATAAAGAGCAAGCAGTACATGAAAGGTTTCTGGCAAGATATGCCTGCCCTTGCCATGCTTGACAAAATCAATGCTTTTGCCACGATAGTTGCCTATCCCTTGTATACACTAGGCATTCTGTCTGGCCTTATATGGGCCAAACCCGTTTTTGGGGCCACTGTTACAGGTGACCCCAAAGAAGTTATCAGCATCGTCATCTGGCTGATGTTTTCTGTGTTGTTCAACAACAGGCTCACCAAGGGCTGGCGTGGACGAAAGCCCGCGCGATTGGCTGTTTTCATATTTATACTCTGTCTTTTCTCAATCATTGTGGTGAACACCTTTATGGAAACTCACCACGCATTCATCCGGCGCTGA
- the xseB gene encoding exodeoxyribonuclease VII small subunit, with amino-acid sequence MSAKTENQFEKKLARLQEIVAALESGDLPLEKGMALYKEGAGCARYCRQQLDKARHELEVWQDDQARPMQGQGIRTDEGFSSYPDDEAEEAEEA; translated from the coding sequence ATGAGCGCCAAAACAGAAAATCAATTTGAAAAAAAACTGGCCCGGCTTCAAGAAATTGTAGCCGCGTTGGAATCTGGCGATCTGCCTTTGGAAAAAGGTATGGCCTTGTATAAGGAAGGAGCGGGGTGCGCGCGTTATTGCCGCCAGCAACTCGACAAGGCGCGCCACGAGCTTGAAGTGTGGCAGGACGATCAGGCCCGCCCCATGCAGGGTCAAGGTATTCGGACTGATGAGGGTTTTAGTTCATATCCCGATGATGAAGCTGAAGAAGCCGAGGAAGCGTAG
- a CDS encoding M23 family metallopeptidase, with protein sequence MPTLILPLILACFSLLLMAALGGSPAFAAPQVSLEAPATVARGDAFVALAVSNEPVQSFSFKWMGKNYAATAYAGEASTGAEKKWQAVILLPVPLDAKENDLTLAVAPITGQTGGKKPVAAGQAATQNIGLYNKDRPVQQLTVDKKYVDPPAAQMERIKADRELVRKTLAQYSPERQWTLPFERPVSGDVSSLFGLKRVFNGQPRGLHRGLDLRGAEGTPILACADGKVALTGNLYFSGNVVYINHGEGVFTAYLHMSKVLVEKDQVVRKGDVIGLVGATGRVTGPHLHLSLLVQGVSVDPQPFIPAAESSEKKAPSSANQPSKAPKKGK encoded by the coding sequence ATGCCAACTCTCATACTGCCCTTGATTCTGGCATGTTTTTCTCTGTTGCTTATGGCAGCACTGGGTGGAAGCCCGGCCTTTGCGGCTCCTCAGGTCAGCCTTGAAGCCCCTGCCACAGTAGCTCGCGGCGATGCATTTGTTGCTCTGGCAGTCAGTAACGAACCAGTGCAGAGCTTCAGCTTCAAATGGATGGGCAAAAATTACGCGGCCACTGCTTATGCTGGTGAAGCATCCACTGGTGCAGAAAAAAAATGGCAGGCCGTCATATTGTTACCCGTGCCTTTAGATGCCAAAGAAAATGACCTTACCCTTGCCGTAGCGCCCATAACTGGTCAAACGGGCGGCAAAAAGCCCGTGGCCGCAGGGCAGGCTGCTACGCAAAATATAGGTCTTTACAACAAGGACCGCCCGGTTCAGCAACTTACAGTGGACAAAAAGTATGTTGATCCTCCTGCGGCGCAGATGGAGCGCATAAAGGCCGACAGGGAGCTTGTACGCAAAACTCTTGCCCAGTATTCGCCTGAACGTCAGTGGACCCTGCCTTTTGAAAGGCCAGTGTCTGGCGACGTTTCTAGTCTCTTCGGACTCAAGCGGGTGTTTAACGGGCAACCTCGTGGCCTGCACAGAGGGTTGGACTTAAGGGGTGCAGAAGGAACACCCATTTTGGCCTGTGCAGATGGCAAGGTGGCTTTGACAGGCAATTTGTACTTCTCGGGCAATGTGGTGTACATCAATCACGGCGAAGGGGTCTTTACCGCCTACCTGCATATGTCTAAAGTTCTGGTTGAAAAAGACCAGGTTGTACGCAAGGGGGATGTGATTGGTCTGGTCGGGGCTACGGGCCGCGTCACCGGGCCACATTTGCATCTTTCACTTCTGGTGCAGGGGGTATCGGTTGATCCGCAGCCTTTTATTCCTGCTGCCGAAAGTAGCGAGAAAAAGGCTCCAAGCAGTGCGAATCAGCCTTCTAAAGCCCCCAAAAAGGGAAAGTAG
- a CDS encoding proline--tRNA ligase, whose amino-acid sequence MRFSSCYIPTLKESPADAEVVSHKLLLRAGMVRRLTSGLYVYLPLGLRVIEKIGRIVREEMEKADFRELLMPMVQPADLWKETGRWEHYGKELLRFKDRNEREYCLGPTHEEVITDLVRGEVRSYRQLPVRLYQVQTKFRDEIRPRFGLMRGREFVMKDGYSFDANTEGAEKSYKAMYDAYMRIFRRLGLRFRAVEADTGSIGGNFSHEFMVLADTGEDTIAFCHECEYAANVERAEVVWKGQPATAACPAMEEIATPGAHSVEEVATMLGVPASSIVKTMLFKADGQTVAVLVRGDREVNDIKLKNLMKVQEVELADAATVQAVTGAPVGFAGPVKLGVPIYADAELQGGTAYVVGANAADAHIKHVDLKRDAAVTAWGDLRTITPEDQCPRCGGRMELTRGIEVGHIFMLGVKYSEAMHAVFLDENGKEQTMIMGCYGIGVSRVAAAAIEQNHDENGIVFPPPVAPFECILLNLDPRSEEVNAKVEEMYTMLQGRGVEVLMDDREERPGVKFKDADLLGIPTQIVVGGKGLARGIVECKDRRTGEKGELSADNLEQDFAAWIEKVRQGWADR is encoded by the coding sequence ATGCGTTTCAGCTCCTGCTATATTCCTACGCTCAAGGAATCTCCGGCCGATGCGGAAGTGGTCAGCCACAAGCTCCTGTTGCGGGCGGGCATGGTTCGTCGGCTTACGTCAGGGCTGTATGTCTACTTGCCCCTCGGGCTGCGAGTGATTGAAAAAATTGGCCGTATTGTGCGCGAAGAAATGGAAAAAGCCGATTTTCGCGAACTGCTCATGCCGATGGTTCAGCCCGCCGACCTTTGGAAAGAAACAGGCCGCTGGGAACACTACGGCAAGGAACTTTTGCGTTTTAAAGACCGTAACGAGCGCGAATACTGCCTTGGACCCACGCACGAAGAAGTCATTACCGACCTCGTGCGCGGTGAAGTGCGCTCCTACCGCCAATTGCCTGTGCGTCTGTACCAGGTGCAGACCAAGTTTCGTGATGAAATCCGTCCGCGCTTCGGCCTTATGCGTGGGCGTGAATTTGTCATGAAGGATGGTTATTCGTTTGACGCCAATACCGAAGGCGCGGAAAAAAGCTATAAGGCTATGTATGACGCCTATATGCGCATATTCCGCCGCCTTGGTCTGCGCTTCCGCGCGGTGGAAGCCGACACGGGCTCCATTGGCGGAAATTTTTCGCATGAATTTATGGTGCTTGCCGACACTGGCGAAGACACCATTGCTTTCTGTCACGAGTGCGAATATGCCGCCAACGTTGAAAGAGCTGAAGTCGTGTGGAAGGGCCAACCCGCTACAGCGGCTTGCCCGGCTATGGAAGAAATCGCCACGCCGGGCGCGCACAGCGTAGAAGAAGTGGCGACCATGCTTGGTGTGCCCGCAAGCAGCATAGTCAAGACCATGCTTTTTAAGGCTGACGGCCAGACTGTGGCCGTGCTGGTGCGTGGCGACCGCGAAGTGAACGACATCAAGCTCAAAAACCTCATGAAAGTGCAGGAAGTTGAACTTGCCGATGCAGCCACAGTGCAGGCCGTAACTGGTGCTCCTGTTGGCTTTGCCGGTCCCGTGAAGCTTGGCGTGCCCATTTATGCTGATGCCGAACTTCAGGGCGGCACGGCCTATGTGGTTGGCGCCAATGCAGCCGATGCCCATATCAAGCATGTGGATCTCAAGCGTGATGCTGCAGTGACTGCCTGGGGCGACTTGCGCACCATTACCCCTGAGGATCAATGCCCCCGTTGCGGCGGCCGTATGGAGCTGACCAGAGGCATTGAGGTGGGGCATATCTTCATGCTGGGCGTGAAGTATAGCGAAGCAATGCACGCCGTGTTCCTTGACGAAAATGGCAAGGAACAGACGATGATTATGGGCTGCTACGGTATTGGCGTTTCCCGCGTGGCCGCAGCTGCCATTGAGCAGAATCACGATGAAAACGGCATTGTCTTCCCGCCGCCAGTGGCTCCCTTTGAGTGCATTTTGCTTAACCTTGATCCCCGCAGTGAAGAAGTTAATGCAAAGGTTGAAGAAATGTATACCATGCTGCAAGGCAGGGGCGTGGAAGTGCTGATGGACGACCGTGAAGAGCGTCCCGGCGTCAAGTTCAAAGATGCCGACCTGCTTGGTATTCCCACACAGATTGTGGTGGGCGGCAAGGGGCTTGCCCGCGGTATCGTGGAATGCAAGGACCGCCGTACGGGTGAGAAGGGCGAACTTTCCGCTGACAACCTTGAGCAGGACTTTGCAGCCTGGATTGAAAAAGTCCGGCAGGGTTGGGCTGACCGCTAA
- a CDS encoding polyprenyl synthetase family protein, with amino-acid sequence MMPVPRMKELLRERGQMVESYLATCFDGRPIPQRLKDSMQYSLQAGGKRLRPVLCLSTAAMCGLPLQDTLPFASAIEMIHTYSLVHDDLPAMDDDDLRRGKPSNHKAFDEATAILAGDGLLTDAFLMMCRSPLAPPRVLRAVGELALAAGSSGMVGGQEWDMIFTGKADIALEELKGIHAMKTGALLRASCVCGAMLAGASDEELAAIGSYGAALGVAFQIADDILDVVADTATLGKPVGSDVVQGKKTYPALLGLEKSRALAQDQAEVAKAALAAFSGPEAEFLLALAEYTVNRAA; translated from the coding sequence ATGATGCCAGTACCCCGGATGAAGGAACTTTTGCGCGAACGCGGGCAAATGGTGGAGTCCTATCTTGCCACCTGTTTTGACGGGCGTCCCATTCCACAACGTCTCAAGGATTCCATGCAGTACAGCCTTCAGGCTGGTGGCAAACGTTTGCGCCCTGTGCTCTGTTTGAGCACGGCGGCCATGTGCGGGCTGCCCCTGCAAGACACTCTGCCCTTTGCATCGGCCATTGAAATGATTCACACCTATTCTTTGGTGCACGATGACCTTCCGGCTATGGACGATGACGATTTGCGGCGTGGCAAGCCTTCAAACCACAAGGCTTTTGACGAAGCTACTGCCATACTTGCCGGTGACGGTCTGCTGACAGATGCTTTTTTGATGATGTGCCGCAGCCCGTTGGCTCCGCCGCGTGTATTGCGTGCCGTTGGCGAGCTGGCGCTTGCTGCTGGCTCTTCAGGCATGGTGGGCGGGCAGGAATGGGACATGATATTTACCGGAAAAGCCGATATAGCCCTTGAAGAGCTGAAAGGCATCCACGCAATGAAGACTGGCGCGCTACTGCGGGCATCCTGCGTGTGCGGAGCCATGCTGGCCGGGGCTTCCGACGAAGAGCTGGCAGCTATCGGCTCTTACGGCGCAGCCTTGGGCGTTGCCTTCCAGATCGCCGACGATATTCTTGATGTGGTGGCGGATACCGCCACGCTTGGCAAGCCTGTGGGCAGCGATGTGGTTCAGGGCAAAAAGACCTATCCTGCTTTGCTGGGACTCGAGAAGAGCCGCGCCCTGGCGCAGGATCAAGCCGAAGTTGCCAAGGCCGCTCTTGCCGCGTTCAGCGGCCCGGAAGCGGAGTTTTTACTTGCTCTGGCCGAGTATACGGTCAATAGGGCGGCCTGA
- the tilS gene encoding tRNA lysidine(34) synthetase TilS — protein sequence MTQIPSLQNLPRTSALLCLEVERFCLRQLGLTRGSHLVVAISGGADSTALALILSLLAPRLDLHLSALSINHGLRPEAEDDASHAQAVCHALGIQCSVRKADVKGFAAKHHMGEEEAGRSIRYSLLEKERLTQHAHFIALGHHREDLSEDVLLRLIRGAGWPSLGGMPARDDKRHLLRPLLTCCPDDLKQLLMQCELSWHEDASNQSTQYRRNRLRLQVLPLLRAENPALDRSMGHMWQLAGMDRDYWEKLLNDALLAHPWQEIKQEQKECPATGKSILLPRSLLRALHPAARLRLYMRAVQHLCAGGLPSADAATSALPQPAPSSQGRASTLLALDEALMQGRGNSRFQLPGGFEAYLKGGAITFSQPVS from the coding sequence ATGACACAAATACCAAGTCTGCAAAACCTTCCCAGAACCTCTGCCCTTCTTTGTCTTGAAGTTGAGCGCTTTTGTCTGCGCCAGCTGGGCTTGACGCGCGGTTCACATCTTGTGGTGGCGATCTCGGGGGGGGCTGACTCTACAGCTCTAGCCCTTATTCTTTCCCTGCTTGCTCCACGGTTGGATCTGCACCTTTCAGCTCTCAGCATTAACCACGGCCTGAGGCCCGAAGCAGAAGATGATGCGTCTCACGCGCAAGCTGTCTGCCATGCTTTGGGCATACAGTGCTCTGTACGCAAAGCAGATGTAAAAGGCTTTGCGGCTAAACATCATATGGGTGAAGAAGAGGCAGGACGTTCCATTCGCTACTCCTTGCTGGAAAAAGAACGGCTCACGCAGCATGCCCACTTTATAGCCTTGGGGCACCATCGTGAAGATCTCAGCGAAGATGTGCTGTTACGCTTGATTCGTGGCGCTGGCTGGCCTTCTCTTGGGGGCATGCCCGCCAGAGATGATAAACGTCATCTTCTGCGCCCGCTATTGACCTGCTGCCCAGACGATCTGAAACAGCTACTGATGCAATGCGAACTCAGCTGGCATGAAGACGCAAGCAACCAGAGTACGCAATATCGCCGGAACAGGCTGCGGCTTCAGGTTTTACCGCTGCTGCGGGCGGAAAATCCCGCGCTGGACCGCAGCATGGGACATATGTGGCAACTTGCCGGAATGGACAGGGATTATTGGGAAAAACTTCTTAATGACGCGCTGTTAGCTCACCCCTGGCAGGAAATAAAACAGGAACAGAAGGAATGCCCTGCAACTGGTAAATCCATACTCCTGCCCCGTTCGCTATTGCGCGCTCTGCATCCGGCAGCCCGGCTACGTCTTTATATGCGAGCTGTGCAACATTTGTGTGCAGGCGGTTTACCTTCTGCTGATGCTGCAACTTCAGCGTTGCCGCAACCAGCGCCATCTTCCCAAGGCAGGGCAAGCACCCTGCTGGCTTTGGATGAAGCACTCATGCAAGGACGCGGTAATAGCCGTTTTCAACTGCCTGGCGGTTTTGAAGCGTACCTCAAGGGAGGCGCTATTACCTTTAGCCAACCTGTCTCATAG
- the dxs gene encoding 1-deoxy-D-xylulose-5-phosphate synthase yields the protein MFDAPKMPTPADLGADGQKPDRAETAPVEQALLQDVLQAEPYVSLLDSIERPSQLGEMSEPQLELLAAEVRQRIIEVVSRTGGHLAPSLGVVELTLALLSTFNIEKDKLVWDVGHQAYAHKLLTGRARQFDTLRTFGGISGFPRMAESPYDHFGVGHSSTSISAALGMALARDLSGLRHHVIAVIGDGSLTAGEAFEGLNLAGHMGRRLIVVLNDNEMSISPNVGALSLFLSRTLSRRWVRQTRKEVLNFLRSIPRIGQKLAVYAMRGEWSFKSFFTPGMLFEAFRFNYIGPVDGHDLGSLRRHLQMAAAVEDGPVLLHVRTQKGKGYAPAEKNPTLYHGVGLFTPETGQPVQSTAKVPSFTGIFSKTLVELAEKDKRIIAITAAMPEGTGTDSFRERFPDRFVDVGICEQHAVTFAAGLASQGYRPALAIYSTFLQRSYDQVVHDVCIQNLPVTLCVDRAGLVGEDGATHHGAFDIAYLRHIPQISLLSPRDEDMLRHCLYTSLNHDGPCALRYPRGAGFGVPLDGLPRLLTPGRGEVLQDGEGIAIVAVGSRVHPALEAAAQAEQVLGIRPLVFDPIWLKPLPQEQLATIARRFDRILFVEEGVLAGGFASAVLEFYADNGLMHGQKIKRLGLPDSFVEHGSQLRLRELVGLRTKNIAEAIVELAKQK from the coding sequence ATGTTTGATGCTCCCAAAATGCCAACGCCTGCTGATTTAGGCGCGGATGGGCAAAAACCGGACAGGGCCGAAACAGCCCCTGTAGAGCAAGCTCTTTTGCAAGATGTTCTTCAAGCTGAACCTTATGTTTCGCTTTTGGACAGCATTGAGCGCCCTTCACAATTGGGTGAAATGAGCGAGCCCCAGCTTGAGCTGTTGGCCGCAGAAGTGCGCCAGCGGATTATCGAGGTGGTTTCGCGTACTGGCGGGCACCTTGCCCCTTCGTTGGGGGTGGTGGAGCTGACGCTGGCTCTTCTTTCAACTTTCAATATTGAAAAAGACAAGCTCGTGTGGGATGTGGGGCATCAGGCATATGCCCACAAGCTTCTCACAGGCCGAGCTCGCCAGTTTGATACCTTGCGCACCTTTGGTGGGATTTCGGGCTTTCCGCGTATGGCTGAAAGCCCTTACGACCACTTTGGCGTAGGGCATTCCTCCACGTCCATATCCGCTGCTTTGGGCATGGCATTGGCCCGCGATCTTTCCGGGCTCAGGCATCATGTGATTGCCGTTATTGGTGACGGCTCCCTGACTGCCGGTGAAGCCTTTGAAGGCCTCAATCTGGCCGGGCATATGGGGAGGCGGCTCATTGTGGTGCTCAACGACAATGAAATGTCCATTTCGCCAAACGTGGGAGCGCTTTCATTATTCCTGAGCCGCACCCTGTCGCGGCGCTGGGTACGGCAAACCCGCAAGGAAGTGCTCAACTTTTTGCGGTCCATACCCCGCATTGGTCAAAAACTGGCCGTTTACGCCATGCGCGGTGAGTGGAGCTTCAAGTCGTTTTTCACCCCCGGCATGTTGTTTGAAGCTTTTCGTTTCAACTACATCGGCCCTGTAGACGGGCACGATCTCGGGAGCTTGCGCCGTCATTTACAAATGGCTGCGGCTGTGGAAGACGGCCCGGTGCTGCTGCATGTACGCACCCAAAAGGGTAAAGGCTACGCGCCTGCAGAAAAAAATCCAACGCTATATCACGGTGTTGGCCTATTCACCCCAGAAACGGGACAACCTGTTCAGTCTACAGCCAAGGTGCCGTCCTTTACAGGTATATTCAGTAAAACCCTTGTGGAACTGGCTGAAAAAGACAAGAGAATTATCGCCATCACTGCTGCCATGCCGGAAGGAACCGGAACCGACAGCTTTAGGGAGCGCTTTCCAGATCGGTTTGTGGACGTGGGCATCTGTGAGCAACATGCAGTAACGTTTGCAGCCGGCCTTGCCAGCCAGGGTTACCGTCCTGCTTTGGCCATTTATTCCACCTTCCTTCAGCGGTCTTACGATCAGGTGGTGCACGATGTCTGTATCCAGAATCTGCCTGTCACCCTTTGCGTGGACCGCGCCGGGCTTGTGGGAGAAGACGGGGCCACCCATCATGGCGCTTTTGACATCGCTTACTTGCGGCATATTCCACAGATAAGCCTGCTGTCTCCTCGTGATGAAGACATGTTGCGCCACTGTTTGTATACGTCGCTCAACCACGACGGCCCCTGCGCTTTGCGTTACCCGAGGGGAGCAGGATTTGGCGTTCCGCTGGATGGCTTGCCGCGTCTTTTGACTCCCGGCAGAGGCGAAGTACTTCAAGACGGTGAGGGCATTGCAATTGTCGCTGTGGGCAGCCGGGTTCATCCTGCGCTTGAGGCAGCTGCGCAAGCTGAGCAGGTTCTTGGTATCCGCCCGCTGGTTTTTGATCCCATATGGCTCAAGCCTTTGCCTCAGGAACAACTTGCCACCATTGCCCGCCGCTTTGACCGTATTCTTTTCGTGGAAGAAGGTGTGCTGGCCGGTGGCTTTGCTTCAGCAGTGCTGGAGTTCTATGCAGATAACGGCCTCATGCACGGGCAGAAAATCAAACGCTTGGGATTGCCCGACAGCTTTGTGGAGCACGGCAGCCAGTTGCGCTTGCGCGAACTGGTTGGACTTCGCACCAAAAATATCGCCGAGGCCATCGTCGAACTGGCAAAGCAGAAATAG